From the Phoenix dactylifera cultivar Barhee BC4 chromosome 10, palm_55x_up_171113_PBpolish2nd_filt_p, whole genome shotgun sequence genome, one window contains:
- the LOC103703186 gene encoding syntaxin-61-like, which translates to MMPPQDPFYIVKEEIQDSIDKLQATFHQWKQTPSDTGEHVHLTKEFLASCESIEWQVDEMKKAIAVAARDPAWYGLEDVEVERRRKWTSTAHNQVGTVRRAVEAGKGKSSSINGMQQELIRLPSGHASQAGRSNHFIANNDDFISSESDRQLLLIKRQDEELDELSDSIQRIGGVGLTIHEELVGQERILDELSMEMETTSNRLDFVQKKVARVMKKAGAKGQLMMIAFLTVLFIILFVLVFFT; encoded by the exons ATGATGCCACCTCAAGATCCATTTTACATCGTTAAAGAGGAAATTCAGGATTCT ATTGATAAACTTCAAGCTACTTTTCACCAATGGAAGCAGACCCCTTCAGACACTGGAGAGCATGTTCATCTAACAAAAGAGTTCCTTGCCAGCTGTGAAAGCATTGAGTGGCAG GTGGATGAAATGAAGAAGGCAATTGCAGTTGCTGCAAGAGATCCAGCGTGGTATGGCCTTGAAGATGTTGAAGTTGAAAGACGTCGAAAATGGACTAGCACTGCTCATAATCAG GTTGGTACTGTGAGGAGAGCTGTAGAAGCTGGAAAGGGGAAGAGCAGTTCAATCAATGGTATGCAACAAGAGCTGATAAGACTTCCAAGTGGTCATGCTTCTCAGGCAGGCAGATCAAACCACTTCATTGCCAACAATGATGATTTTATCTCTTCAGAATCAGATCGTCAGCTGCTCCTAATAAA GCGACAAGATGAGGAGCTGGATGAGCTAAGTGACAGTATTCAGAGAATAGGTGGTGTAGGACTCACCATACATGAAGAACTTGTTGGGCAG GAAAGAATTTTGGATGAACTAAGCATGGAAATGGAAACTACTTCGAATAGGCTTGATTTTGTTCAG AAAAAAGTGGCCAGGGTTATGAAGAAGGCTGGCGCAAAGGGACAACTTATGATGATAGCATTCTTGacagttctttttattattctttttgttttagTCTTCTTTACATAG
- the LOC103703187 gene encoding COP9 signalosome complex subunit 8-like isoform X1, protein MMDLSQLQSTLASKSYEKIADICDEVMLQVASRGIAFQEEWPYAIHLLGHIYVNDLNSARFLWKSIPQRIKESRPELVAAWKIGQCLWNRDYAGVYGAIRGFGWSPEVIGLVTTFSENYTKKMFQLLTSAYSTITVADVAHFVGMSEDDATNYALQQGWTLDSSSQMLTVRKPKITTEQKLDPSKLQRLTEFVFHLEH, encoded by the exons ATGATGGATCTCTCGCAGCTCCAAAGCACCCTTGCTTCCAAATCGTACGAGAAGATTGCAGACATCTGCGACGAGGTCATGCTCCAG GTTGCCTCGAGAGGAATCGCCTTCCAAGAGGAGTGGCCTTACGCGATCCATCTCCTAGGGCACATCTATGTGAACGATCT CAACAGCGCGAGGTTCTTGTGGAAATCGATACCCCAGAGGATCAAAGAGAGCCGGCCGGAGCTCGTGGCTGCTTGGAAGATTGGGCAATGCCTCTGGAATCGGGACTATGCCGGGGTTTATGGCGCTATCCGTGGCTTCGGGTGGAGCCCTGAAGTGATTGGTCTCGTCACCACCTTCTCAG AGAACTATACAAAAAAGATGTTTCAGCTTTTAACTTCTGCATATTCAACAATTACTGTTGCTGATGTAGCTCACTTTGTGGGAATGAGCGAGGATGATGCCACAAACT ATGCGCTGCAGCAAGGTTGGACTTTGGATTCATCTTCGCAGATGCTGACTGTTAGGAAGCCAAAGATCACTACAGAGCAGAAGTTAGACCCTAGCAAACTCCAGCGTTTGACAGAATTTGTTTTCCACCTGGAGCACTGA
- the LOC103703187 gene encoding COP9 signalosome complex subunit 8-like isoform X2, with the protein MMDLSQLQSTLASKSYEKIADICDEVMLQVASRGIAFQEEWPYAIHLLGHIYVNDLNSARFLWKSIPQRIKESRPELVAAWKIGQCLWNRDYAGVYGAIRGFGWSPEVIGLVTTFSENYTKKMFQLLTSAYSTITVADVAHFVGMSEDDATNFVILTSDFSALPAM; encoded by the exons ATGATGGATCTCTCGCAGCTCCAAAGCACCCTTGCTTCCAAATCGTACGAGAAGATTGCAGACATCTGCGACGAGGTCATGCTCCAG GTTGCCTCGAGAGGAATCGCCTTCCAAGAGGAGTGGCCTTACGCGATCCATCTCCTAGGGCACATCTATGTGAACGATCT CAACAGCGCGAGGTTCTTGTGGAAATCGATACCCCAGAGGATCAAAGAGAGCCGGCCGGAGCTCGTGGCTGCTTGGAAGATTGGGCAATGCCTCTGGAATCGGGACTATGCCGGGGTTTATGGCGCTATCCGTGGCTTCGGGTGGAGCCCTGAAGTGATTGGTCTCGTCACCACCTTCTCAG AGAACTATACAAAAAAGATGTTTCAGCTTTTAACTTCTGCATATTCAACAATTACTGTTGCTGATGTAGCTCACTTTGTGGGAATGAGCGAGGATGATGCCACAAACT TTGTTATCCTGACTTCAGATTTCTCAGCTCTACCTGCGATGTGA